A window from Pseudomonas sp. MRSN 12121 encodes these proteins:
- a CDS encoding p-hydroxycinnamoyl CoA hydratase/lyase, which translates to MSNYEGRWTTVKVEIEEGVAWVILNRPEKRNAMSPTLNREMVDVLETLEQDPAAGVLVLTGAGEAWTAGMDLKEYFREVDAGPEILQEKIRREASQWQWKLLRMCAKPTIAMVNGWCFGGGFSPLVACDLAICADEATFGLSEINWGIPPGNLVSKAMADTVGHRQSLYYIMTGKTFGGQKAAEMGLVNQSVPLAQLRETTLELARNLLEKNPVVLRAAKHGFKRCRELTWEQNEDYLYAKLDQSRLLDTEGGREQGMKQFLDDKSIKPGLQAYKR; encoded by the coding sequence ATGAGCAACTACGAAGGTCGCTGGACAACCGTCAAGGTCGAGATCGAAGAGGGCGTCGCCTGGGTCATTCTCAACCGCCCGGAAAAACGCAACGCCATGAGCCCGACCCTGAACCGCGAAATGGTCGACGTGCTGGAGACCCTGGAGCAGGACCCGGCCGCCGGCGTGCTGGTGCTCACCGGCGCCGGCGAAGCCTGGACCGCGGGCATGGACCTCAAGGAATACTTTCGCGAAGTGGACGCGGGGCCGGAAATCCTCCAGGAGAAAATCCGCCGCGAAGCCTCGCAATGGCAATGGAAGCTGCTGCGCATGTGCGCCAAGCCGACCATCGCCATGGTCAACGGCTGGTGCTTCGGCGGCGGCTTCAGCCCGCTGGTGGCCTGCGACCTGGCGATCTGCGCCGACGAGGCGACGTTCGGCCTGTCGGAAATCAACTGGGGCATCCCGCCGGGCAACCTGGTGAGCAAGGCCATGGCCGACACCGTGGGCCACCGCCAGTCGCTGTACTACATCATGACCGGCAAGACCTTCGGCGGGCAGAAAGCCGCCGAGATGGGCCTGGTCAACCAGAGCGTGCCCCTGGCGCAACTGCGCGAGACTACCCTGGAACTGGCGCGCAACCTGCTGGAGAAGAACCCGGTGGTGCTGCGGGCGGCCAAGCATGGCTTCAAGCGCTGCCGCGAGCTGACCTGGGAGCAGAACGAGGATTACCTGTACGCCAAGCTCGACCAGTCGCGCCTGCTGGACACCGAAGGCGGCCGCGAGCAGGGCATGAAGCAGTTCCTCGACGACAAGAGCATCAAGCC
- a CDS encoding MarR family winged helix-turn-helix transcriptional regulator: MATSSKNAAPEAPAADSDVQAPLDSALDDLIGYALRRAQLKLFQNLIGRLSAHDLRPAQFSALAIIEQNPGLMQADLARALAIEPPQVVPLLNKLEERALAVRVRCKPDKRSYGIFLSKSGETLLKELKRIAAESDQDATAALDSQEREELLRLLKKVYQP, translated from the coding sequence ATGGCCACGTCTTCCAAGAATGCCGCCCCCGAGGCCCCTGCCGCCGACAGCGACGTCCAGGCGCCCCTGGACTCCGCCCTGGACGACCTGATCGGCTACGCCCTGCGCCGGGCGCAACTGAAGCTGTTCCAGAACCTGATCGGCCGGCTCTCGGCCCACGACTTGCGGCCGGCGCAGTTCTCGGCCCTGGCGATCATCGAGCAGAACCCCGGGCTGATGCAGGCCGACCTGGCCCGCGCCCTGGCGATCGAGCCGCCGCAAGTGGTGCCGCTGCTCAACAAGCTGGAAGAACGGGCGCTGGCGGTGCGGGTGCGCTGCAAGCCGGACAAGCGCTCCTATGGGATCTTCCTCAGCAAGAGCGGCGAGACCCTGCTCAAGGAACTGAAACGGATCGCCGCCGAAAGCGACCAGGACGCCACCGCCGCCCTCGACAGCCAGGAACGCGAAGAACTGCTGCGCCTGCTGAAAAAGGTCTACCAGCCGTAA
- a CDS encoding OprD family outer membrane porin: MPNLSWNAPAATLALPARLCVVLAGVCALNAQALAAGFIDDSHGTLTLRNYYLDREYQDDGAKSAAREWAQGFILNLESGFTPGPVGFGLDLRGLLGLKLDSSPDRSGTELLPVSASDKRAADDYSRLAPTAKLRLARTTVKSGDVSIFLPFAFASPSRLLPQTFRGTTLSSQDIDGLTLNTGYIDRINKRDSSDYQALAIASPNRRFNGAATSSHLAYLGGDYQVNPDLSLRAYHAEVADLYQQDTLALLHNLKLGDGVLSSDLRSFFSREDGSAKAGPVDNRNLSALFAYRLGGHRVSLGYMHASGDTATPYLSGTELMGMSELTMSSDFLNAKERTWQAIHDYDFAALGLPGLRSRLRYVRGEHIELAALQAGDRQEREFQMELGYVIQSGPLKNLGLLARKSIYRNDFPTGAAFRDENQTRFLVIYSLPLW, from the coding sequence ATGCCCAACCTCTCATGGAACGCCCCCGCGGCGACCCTGGCCCTGCCTGCACGCCTGTGCGTCGTCCTGGCGGGTGTTTGCGCGTTGAACGCCCAGGCGCTGGCCGCGGGCTTTATCGATGACAGCCACGGGACCCTGACCTTGCGCAATTACTACCTGGACCGGGAGTACCAGGACGACGGCGCGAAGAGCGCGGCCCGGGAATGGGCCCAGGGGTTCATCCTGAACCTGGAGTCGGGGTTCACCCCGGGCCCCGTTGGCTTCGGCCTGGATCTGCGCGGGCTGCTGGGGCTCAAGCTGGACTCGTCGCCGGACCGCAGCGGCACCGAGCTGCTGCCGGTGTCGGCCAGCGACAAGCGCGCCGCGGACGACTACTCGCGGCTGGCGCCGACCGCCAAGCTACGCCTGGCCCGGACCACGGTGAAGAGCGGGGATGTGTCGATCTTCCTGCCGTTCGCCTTCGCCAGCCCCTCGCGGCTGCTGCCGCAGACGTTTCGCGGGACCACCCTCAGCTCGCAGGACATCGACGGGCTGACGCTCAACACCGGCTATATCGACCGCATCAACAAGCGTGATTCCAGCGACTACCAGGCGCTGGCCATCGCCTCGCCCAACCGGCGTTTCAACGGTGCGGCCACGTCCTCGCACCTGGCGTACCTGGGGGGCGACTACCAGGTCAATCCGGACCTGAGCCTGCGCGCCTATCACGCCGAAGTGGCGGACCTCTACCAGCAGGACACCCTGGCCCTGCTGCACAACCTCAAGCTGGGGGACGGGGTGCTGAGCAGCGACCTGCGCAGTTTTTTCAGCCGCGAGGACGGCAGCGCCAAGGCCGGGCCGGTGGACAACCGCAACCTCTCGGCGCTGTTCGCCTACCGCCTGGGCGGGCATCGGGTCAGCCTCGGCTACATGCATGCCAGTGGCGACACGGCGACGCCTTACCTTTCCGGCACCGAGTTGATGGGCATGAGCGAGCTGACCATGAGTTCGGACTTCCTCAACGCCAAGGAGCGCACCTGGCAGGCGATCCATGACTATGACTTCGCCGCGCTGGGGCTGCCCGGGCTGCGCAGCCGCCTGCGTTATGTGCGCGGCGAGCATATCGAGCTGGCGGCGCTGCAGGCCGGGGATCGCCAGGAGCGTGAGTTCCAGATGGAGCTGGGCTACGTGATCCAGAGCGGCCCGCTGAAGAACCTCGGGCTGCTGGCGCGCAAGTCGATCTACCGCAACGACTTCCCCACCGGCGCCGCCTTCCGCGACGAAAACCAGACGCGTTTCCTGGTGATCTACAGCTTGCCGCTCTGGTGA
- the mhpT gene encoding 3-(3-hydroxy-phenyl)propionate transporter MhpT, translated as MDASSRRPALTVALCFIVALIEGFDLQAAGTAAAGLRQSFALDPKMLGWVFSAGIVGLLPGAFFGGWIADRIGRKKILVAAVLLFGLFSLSTAYVDSLQGLLLARFMTGLGLGAALPNLIALCAEAVGEQRRGTAISIMYAGVPLGGALAALVAMLFSERWQATFVIGGLAPLLVAPLMLLLLPESNAFRQQQGHPGLARTSTGQALFGEGRARVTLALWLSYFFTLTVMYMLLNWLPSLLLEQGFSKPQAGLVQMLFNLGGALGSVLGGLLLDRCNGIKVVVGVYAGLLAALAGVGLSVGLLPMACAGFAVGLFVMAAQLVLYALAPPAYPTRVRATGVGAAVAIGRLGSVAGPLAAGQILAAGAGTAGVLLATSPGLMLAALAAISLLARATPPGAPGLDTTQAAAPKS; from the coding sequence ATGGACGCTTCATCACGTCGCCCGGCCTTGACCGTCGCCCTGTGTTTTATCGTCGCCCTGATCGAAGGGTTCGACCTGCAGGCCGCCGGCACCGCCGCCGCGGGCCTGCGCCAGAGTTTTGCCCTGGACCCGAAAATGCTCGGCTGGGTGTTCAGCGCCGGGATCGTCGGCCTGCTGCCCGGCGCCTTCTTCGGTGGCTGGATCGCCGACCGCATCGGCCGCAAGAAAATCCTGGTCGCGGCGGTGCTGCTGTTCGGCCTGTTCTCCCTCAGCACTGCCTATGTCGACAGCCTCCAGGGCCTGCTGCTGGCGCGCTTCATGACCGGCCTGGGCCTGGGCGCCGCCCTGCCCAACCTGATCGCCCTGTGTGCCGAAGCCGTCGGCGAGCAACGCCGCGGCACCGCCATCAGCATCATGTACGCCGGCGTGCCCCTGGGTGGCGCCCTGGCGGCGCTGGTGGCGATGCTGTTCAGCGAACGCTGGCAGGCGACCTTCGTCATCGGCGGCCTGGCGCCCCTGCTGGTGGCGCCGCTGATGCTCCTGCTGCTGCCCGAGTCCAACGCCTTTCGCCAGCAACAGGGGCACCCCGGCCTGGCCCGCACCAGCACCGGCCAGGCGCTGTTCGGCGAGGGCCGGGCGCGGGTCACCCTGGCCTTGTGGCTGAGCTATTTCTTCACCCTGACGGTGATGTACATGCTGCTCAACTGGCTGCCCTCGTTACTGCTGGAACAGGGCTTCAGCAAACCCCAGGCCGGGCTGGTGCAGATGCTGTTCAACCTCGGCGGCGCCCTGGGCTCGGTGCTCGGCGGCCTGCTGCTGGATCGCTGCAACGGTATCAAGGTGGTGGTGGGGGTCTACGCCGGCTTGCTCGCGGCGCTGGCCGGGGTCGGCCTGTCGGTGGGGCTGCTGCCCATGGCTTGCGCCGGGTTCGCCGTCGGGCTGTTCGTGATGGCCGCGCAGCTGGTGCTGTACGCCCTGGCCCCGCCCGCCTACCCGACCCGGGTGCGCGCCACGGGCGTCGGCGCGGCGGTGGCCATCGGCCGCCTGGGCTCGGTGGCCGGTCCGCTGGCCGCCGGCCAGATCCTCGCGGCCGGCGCCGGTACCGCCGGGGTCCTGCTGGCCACCTCGCCGGGCCTGATGCTGGCCGCCCTGGCGGCCATCAGCCTGCTGGCCCGCGCGACCCCGCCAGGCGCACCCGGGCTCGACACCACCCAGGCGGCCGCGCCCAAGTCCTGA
- a CDS encoding LysR family transcriptional regulator: MNPFEDMRIFCQVMDSGSFTAAADQLGLSKQFVSRRLMQLEARLGVRLLNRSTRRLDVTPLGQSYYESALRLLGEVEQVEQGIAGQTVEPRGTIRLSAPLSFAMAHLGDLLPAFLERYPEVSVEVDLSDRPVDLIGEGYDLALRIGVLEDSTLIARRIASIQRVYCASPAYLAARGTPQAPEDLQQHDCLPYGHGRQVQWRFAGPGNKPLAVGVTGRMRVNNGELLKDAAIAGMGITYLPTFIVEAALEAGQLVTVLDAFLPEPLALSAVYPQHRQGSRPVQVLIEFLRERLERRGAPAIR, translated from the coding sequence ATGAACCCCTTCGAAGATATGCGTATTTTTTGCCAGGTCATGGACTCCGGCAGCTTCACCGCGGCGGCGGACCAGTTGGGCCTGTCCAAGCAATTCGTCAGCCGCCGGCTGATGCAGCTGGAGGCGCGCCTGGGCGTGCGCCTGCTCAATCGCTCGACCCGGCGCCTGGACGTGACGCCCCTGGGGCAGAGCTACTACGAGTCGGCGCTGCGCCTGCTGGGCGAGGTCGAGCAGGTGGAGCAGGGCATCGCCGGCCAGACCGTCGAGCCCCGGGGCACCATTCGCCTGAGCGCGCCGCTGTCGTTCGCCATGGCGCACCTGGGGGATCTGCTGCCGGCTTTCCTTGAGCGTTATCCCGAGGTCTCGGTGGAAGTCGACCTCAGCGACCGGCCGGTGGACCTGATCGGCGAAGGCTACGACCTGGCCTTGCGCATCGGCGTGCTGGAAGACTCGACCCTGATCGCCCGCCGCATCGCCTCGATCCAGCGGGTGTATTGCGCCAGCCCGGCCTACCTGGCCGCGCGCGGCACCCCGCAGGCACCCGAGGACCTGCAACAGCATGACTGCCTGCCCTATGGCCACGGGCGCCAGGTGCAATGGCGTTTCGCCGGGCCGGGCAACAAGCCCCTGGCGGTCGGCGTCACCGGGCGAATGCGGGTCAACAACGGCGAGCTGCTCAAGGACGCGGCCATCGCCGGCATGGGCATCACCTACCTGCCGACCTTCATTGTCGAAGCGGCCCTGGAGGCCGGGCAACTGGTGACGGTACTGGACGCGTTCCTGCCCGAGCCGCTGGCCTTGTCGGCGGTCTACCCGCAGCACCGGCAGGGCTCGCGGCCGGTGCAAGTGCTGATCGAGTTTTTGCGCGAGCGGCTCGAGCGCCGGGGCGCGCCGGCCATCCGCTGA
- a CDS encoding fimbrial protein, giving the protein MLFKKIFSTLILITGFGGANQVLALCAWNSAAPVPTEFTIPALPSALTLSPAKIGGVMGTQAVYFGNSYKFGYDCTGNDSKYGMTLNVPGLVPAGLPNVYQSNVEGIGIRLGFENRNNGNWGGIKYPPFEYSISNGYIMVGPNQMVIDYIRTGIAVGQGTVAFDVDAEFWITSNRGARVKISGKNLHSNLTNSIYFSSCESQDKNINVPMGKVLIQHVLNGSAERKNFNLNVHCNGMRPSQPVPVKIYFEGATTSNGLLALDGAGQTRSASGVGIELTDSTGTRLPFSKDKAIRLDWQGSAPEAELYRFSAQARYAPSGGKITPGQANASLTYMLEYN; this is encoded by the coding sequence ATGCTGTTCAAAAAAATCTTTTCTACATTGATATTGATTACCGGTTTCGGAGGAGCCAACCAAGTCCTTGCCCTATGCGCCTGGAATTCTGCTGCCCCCGTACCGACAGAATTCACCATCCCTGCCCTGCCGAGCGCCCTGACACTGTCGCCCGCCAAGATCGGCGGTGTCATGGGAACTCAGGCGGTCTATTTTGGTAACAGCTACAAATTTGGATACGACTGCACTGGCAATGACAGCAAATACGGCATGACCCTGAATGTCCCAGGCCTGGTTCCTGCCGGGCTGCCCAATGTGTATCAGAGCAATGTCGAAGGGATCGGTATCCGGCTTGGTTTTGAAAACAGAAACAACGGGAACTGGGGGGGAATCAAATACCCACCGTTTGAGTACTCAATCTCCAATGGGTACATCATGGTCGGCCCCAATCAGATGGTCATTGACTACATCCGTACCGGTATTGCTGTCGGCCAGGGGACTGTCGCCTTCGACGTGGATGCCGAATTCTGGATCACCTCCAACAGGGGCGCACGTGTAAAGATCAGCGGCAAGAATCTGCACAGCAACCTGACCAACAGCATCTACTTCAGCAGCTGCGAATCACAGGACAAGAACATCAACGTCCCCATGGGCAAGGTACTTATCCAGCATGTCCTTAATGGCAGCGCGGAGCGCAAGAACTTCAACCTCAATGTCCACTGCAATGGCATGCGCCCCAGCCAACCGGTACCGGTGAAGATTTACTTCGAAGGCGCCACCACCAGCAACGGTCTGCTGGCCCTCGACGGCGCCGGACAAACCCGGAGCGCCAGCGGCGTGGGCATCGAGCTCACCGACAGCACGGGCACCAGGCTGCCTTTCAGCAAAGACAAGGCCATCAGGCTCGACTGGCAAGGTAGCGCCCCCGAAGCCGAGCTCTATCGTTTCTCCGCCCAGGCCCGCTACGCCCCAAGCGGCGGGAAGATAACACCGGGGCAGGCCAATGCGTCGCTGACCTATATGCTCGAATACAACTGA
- the ycaC gene encoding isochorismate family cysteine hydrolase YcaC — protein MSNPTYKRLDINDAVVLLVDHQTGLISLVQDFSPNEFKNNVLALADCAKFFKLPTILTTSFESGPNGPLVPELKEMFPDAPYIARPGQINAWDNEDFVKAIKATGRKQLIIAGVVTDVCVAFPTLCALEEGFDVFVVTDASGTFNEVVQQAAWARMAAAGAQLVNWFSVACELQRDWRNDMEGLANLLSQRIPNYRNLMNSYSAFTAK, from the coding sequence ATGAGCAACCCAACCTACAAGCGCCTGGACATCAACGACGCCGTGGTCCTGCTGGTCGACCACCAGACCGGCCTGATCTCGCTGGTCCAGGATTTCTCGCCGAACGAGTTCAAGAACAACGTGCTGGCCCTGGCCGACTGCGCCAAGTTCTTCAAGCTGCCGACCATCCTCACCACCAGCTTCGAATCCGGCCCGAACGGCCCGCTGGTGCCCGAGCTGAAGGAAATGTTCCCGGACGCGCCGTACATCGCCCGTCCAGGCCAGATCAATGCCTGGGACAACGAAGATTTCGTCAAGGCGATCAAGGCCACCGGCCGCAAGCAACTGATCATCGCCGGCGTGGTGACCGACGTCTGCGTGGCGTTCCCGACCCTGTGCGCCCTGGAAGAAGGCTTCGATGTGTTCGTGGTGACCGATGCGTCCGGCACCTTCAACGAAGTGGTGCAGCAGGCCGCCTGGGCCCGCATGGCCGCCGCCGGTGCGCAACTGGTCAACTGGTTCTCCGTGGCGTGCGAGCTGCAGCGTGACTGGCGCAACGACATGGAAGGCCTGGCCAACCTGCTGTCGCAGCGCATCCCCAACTACCGCAACCTGATGAACAGCTACTCGGCCTTCACTGCCAAGTAA
- a CDS encoding amidohydrolase: MNADLILFNGQFHTVDREKPRASAVAISQGRFIAVGTDAEAMALRGSATQVIDLKGRTVIPGLNDSHLHLIRGGLNYNLELRWEGVPSLADALRMLKEQADRTPTPQWVRVVGGWNEFQFAEKRMPTLEELNQAAPDTPVFVLHLYDRALLNRAALRVAGYTRNTPNPPGGEIVRDSNGEPTGMLVARPNAMILYSTLAKGPKLPLEYQVNSTRQFMRELNRLGLTSAIDAGGGFQNYPDDYAVIEQLAREQQLTVRIAYNLFTQKPKEELTDFKNWTGSVKLHQGDDFLRHNGAGEMLVFSAADFEDFLEPRPDLPQTMEQELEPVVRHLVEQRWPFRLHATYDESISRMLDVFEKVNRDIPFNGLPWFFDHAETISPKNIERVRALGGGIAIQDRMAFQGEYFVDRYGAKAAEQTPPIQRMLAEGVPVGAGTDATRVSSYNPWTSLYWMVSGKTVGGLALHAEGLPRLTALELFTHGSAWFSSEQGKKGQIKVGQLADLAALSADFFSVEEEAIKWIESVLTVVDGKVVYAADDFSKLAPPSVPVLPDWSPVVKVPGHWRPSSPLVAQVHQCSGPCAVHSHSHERARLSNVPVSDFQGFWGAFGCSCFAF; this comes from the coding sequence ATGAACGCCGATCTGATTCTATTCAATGGCCAATTCCATACCGTCGACCGCGAGAAGCCCCGGGCCAGTGCCGTCGCCATCAGCCAGGGGCGCTTCATCGCCGTAGGCACCGACGCCGAGGCCATGGCCCTGCGCGGCAGCGCCACCCAGGTCATCGACCTCAAGGGGCGCACGGTGATTCCCGGCCTCAACGACTCGCACCTGCACCTGATCCGCGGCGGCCTGAACTACAACCTGGAGCTGCGCTGGGAAGGCGTGCCATCCCTGGCCGATGCCCTGCGCATGCTCAAGGAGCAGGCCGACCGTACCCCGACGCCACAGTGGGTGCGGGTGGTGGGCGGCTGGAACGAATTCCAGTTCGCCGAAAAACGCATGCCGACCCTGGAGGAGTTGAACCAGGCGGCGCCGGACACCCCGGTGTTCGTCCTGCACCTGTACGACCGCGCCTTGCTCAACCGCGCGGCGCTGCGGGTCGCCGGCTACACCCGCAACACGCCGAACCCGCCGGGCGGCGAGATCGTCCGCGACAGCAACGGCGAACCCACTGGCATGCTGGTGGCGCGGCCCAACGCGATGATCCTGTATTCGACCCTGGCCAAGGGGCCGAAGCTGCCGCTGGAATACCAGGTCAACTCGACCCGCCAGTTCATGCGCGAACTCAATCGCCTGGGGCTGACCAGCGCCATCGACGCCGGCGGCGGTTTCCAGAACTACCCGGACGACTACGCGGTGATCGAGCAACTGGCCCGGGAACAGCAGTTGACCGTGCGCATCGCCTACAACCTGTTCACCCAGAAACCCAAGGAAGAACTCACCGACTTCAAGAACTGGACCGGCAGCGTCAAGCTGCACCAGGGCGACGACTTCCTGCGCCACAACGGCGCCGGGGAAATGCTGGTGTTCTCCGCCGCCGACTTCGAGGACTTCCTCGAACCGCGCCCGGACTTGCCGCAGACCATGGAGCAGGAGCTGGAGCCGGTGGTGCGGCACTTGGTGGAACAGCGCTGGCCGTTCCGCCTGCACGCCACGTATGACGAGTCGATCTCGCGCATGCTCGACGTGTTCGAGAAGGTCAACCGCGACATTCCGTTCAACGGCCTGCCGTGGTTCTTCGACCACGCCGAAACCATCAGCCCGAAAAACATTGAGCGGGTGCGGGCGCTGGGCGGCGGCATCGCGATCCAGGATCGCATGGCGTTCCAGGGCGAATACTTCGTCGACCGCTACGGCGCCAAGGCCGCCGAACAGACCCCGCCGATCCAGCGCATGCTCGCCGAAGGCGTGCCGGTGGGGGCGGGCACCGACGCCACCCGGGTCTCCAGCTACAACCCCTGGACCTCGCTGTACTGGATGGTCAGCGGCAAGACCGTGGGCGGCCTGGCGCTGCATGCCGAAGGCCTGCCGCGGCTGACCGCGCTGGAACTGTTCACCCATGGCAGCGCCTGGTTCTCCTCGGAGCAGGGCAAGAAGGGCCAGATCAAGGTCGGCCAGCTGGCGGACCTGGCGGCGCTGTCGGCGGACTTCTTCAGTGTCGAGGAAGAAGCCATCAAGTGGATCGAGTCGGTGCTGACCGTGGTCGACGGCAAGGTGGTGTACGCCGCCGACGATTTCTCCAAGCTCGCGCCGCCTTCGGTGCCGGTGCTGCCGGACTGGTCGCCGGTGGTCAAGGTCCCCGGGCATTGGCGCCCGAGCTCGCCGCTGGTGGCCCAGGTGCACCAGTGCAGCGGCCCGTGCGCGGTGCACTCCCACAGCCACGAGCGCGCGCGCCTGTCGAATGTGCCGGTCAGCGACTTCCAGGGGTTCTGGGGGGCGTTTGGCTGTTCCTGCTTCGCCTTCTGA
- a CDS encoding antibiotic biosynthesis monooxygenase yields the protein MSDVDRPQAAQPPGPDEVVTLIVKHRVKAGLEQPYEAWLRRIVRVAGEYEGHLGVDVIRGKSAGLDLFTCVLRFCSTAAMQRWLDSPQRQALVDEAAPMLADGDRTEVHPRDEFWFALPEAAAPPPRWKQALLTLLVILPHTLLVPLLWGPVLQLHAWLSNYVAATFLITLTIVISVVYLFMPLATRLFAPWLQASVVHPPLEPEHGQ from the coding sequence ATGTCTGATGTCGATCGTCCCCAAGCCGCCCAGCCACCGGGTCCCGATGAAGTGGTGACGCTGATCGTCAAGCACCGGGTCAAGGCCGGCCTGGAGCAACCCTATGAAGCCTGGTTGCGGCGGATCGTCCGGGTAGCCGGGGAGTACGAGGGGCATCTGGGCGTGGACGTGATCCGCGGCAAGAGCGCCGGCCTCGACCTGTTCACCTGCGTGCTGCGTTTCTGCTCCACCGCGGCGATGCAGCGCTGGCTCGATTCGCCGCAGCGCCAGGCACTGGTGGACGAAGCCGCGCCGATGCTGGCGGACGGCGACCGCACCGAGGTCCACCCGCGCGACGAATTCTGGTTTGCCTTGCCTGAGGCCGCCGCGCCACCGCCGCGCTGGAAGCAGGCGCTGCTGACCCTGCTGGTGATCCTGCCGCACACCCTGCTGGTGCCGCTGCTCTGGGGGCCGGTGCTGCAACTCCATGCGTGGCTCTCCAATTACGTGGCGGCGACCTTTCTCATCACCCTGACTATCGTGATCTCGGTGGTGTACCTGTTCATGCCCCTGGCGACCCGGCTGTTCGCCCCCTGGCTGCAAGCCTCGGTCGTCCATCCCCCACTGGAGCCCGAGCATGGCCAATAA
- a CDS encoding DoxX family protein, translated as MQASGGDERARDLGLLFLRVSAGLFLLWVHGLPKLLDYSAELQRIEDPFGLGANLTLMLAIFAEVLCPLLIVAGVLVRLACLPILAVLLVALLVVHPQWSLAEGQFAWLLLILFGAIFIAGPGSLALNHRFTGALRHV; from the coding sequence ATGCAGGCTTCAGGAGGCGATGAGCGGGCCCGGGACCTCGGGCTGCTGTTTCTGCGGGTCAGCGCCGGGCTGTTTCTGCTGTGGGTCCACGGCCTGCCGAAACTGCTCGATTACAGCGCCGAGCTGCAACGCATCGAAGACCCGTTCGGCCTGGGCGCGAACCTGACGCTGATGCTGGCGATCTTCGCCGAAGTGCTGTGCCCGCTGTTGATCGTCGCCGGCGTGCTGGTGCGCCTGGCGTGCCTGCCGATCCTCGCGGTGCTGCTGGTGGCGCTGCTGGTGGTGCACCCGCAATGGAGCCTGGCCGAAGGGCAGTTCGCCTGGCTGTTGTTGATCCTGTTCGGCGCCATCTTCATCGCCGGGCCGGGAAGCCTGGCGCTCAATCATCGATTTACCGGAGCCTTGCGTCATGTCTGA
- a CDS encoding LysR family transcriptional regulator, translated as MNRNDLRRVDMNLLVIFEALMFEKNLTRVAEKLFMGQPAVSAALGRLRDLFDDPLLLRNGRGMEPTARALAILQELQPAMDAISGAVSRAKAFAPASSGDLFRIGLSDDAEFGLFPPLLSRLREEAPGIVVVVRRANYLLMPSLLASGEISVGVSYTTELPANAKRKKLRDIGCKVLRGDNRPEPLTLDEYCRRPHAMVSFSGDLSGNIDLDLAKVGRRRRVVLGVPQFSGLRALLAGTEMIATVPDYAACALVEGCALRAEDPPFAIEAAQLSMAWSGVHDNDPAERWLRSRIAQFMSAPLPIAAS; from the coding sequence GTGAACCGTAACGATCTGCGCCGCGTGGACATGAACCTGCTGGTGATCTTCGAAGCCTTGATGTTCGAGAAGAACCTGACCCGGGTCGCGGAAAAGCTGTTCATGGGCCAGCCGGCGGTGAGCGCGGCCCTGGGCCGCCTGCGCGACCTGTTCGACGATCCGCTGCTGTTGCGCAACGGCCGCGGCATGGAGCCGACGGCGCGGGCGCTGGCGATCCTGCAAGAGCTGCAACCGGCGATGGATGCGATCTCCGGTGCGGTCAGCCGGGCCAAGGCCTTCGCCCCGGCCAGCAGTGGCGACCTGTTTCGCATCGGCCTGTCGGACGATGCCGAGTTCGGCCTGTTCCCGCCGCTGTTGAGCCGGCTGCGCGAGGAGGCCCCGGGCATCGTCGTGGTGGTGCGCCGGGCCAATTACCTGTTGATGCCGAGCCTGCTGGCGTCGGGCGAGATCTCCGTCGGCGTCAGCTACACCACCGAATTGCCGGCCAATGCCAAGCGCAAGAAGCTGCGTGACATCGGCTGCAAGGTGCTGCGCGGCGACAACCGCCCCGAGCCCCTGACCCTCGACGAATACTGCCGGCGCCCCCACGCCATGGTGTCGTTCTCGGGCGACCTGAGCGGCAATATCGATCTCGACCTGGCCAAGGTCGGTCGTCGCCGGCGGGTGGTGTTGGGCGTACCGCAGTTCAGCGGCCTGCGGGCCTTGCTCGCCGGCACCGAGATGATCGCCACCGTGCCGGACTACGCCGCCTGCGCCTTGGTCGAAGGCTGCGCCCTGAGGGCCGAAGACCCGCCGTTCGCCATCGAGGCGGCGCAGCTGTCGATGGCCTGGAGCGGGGTGCACGACAACGATCCGGCGGAGCGCTGGCTGCGTTCGCGGATCGCCCAGTTCATGTCCGCCCCGTTGCCGATCGCGGCCTCCTGA